A window of Chloroflexota bacterium contains these coding sequences:
- a CDS encoding ABC transporter permease: MQAISAPAASPAPAPVRAARRRQWYRPLVRNPLVLGGLILVVFFVLVALFANVVAPADPVAMNAAKALEGPSAAAPFGTDRFGRDVLSRAIHGARASLLVGIGSIAIAAVIGTLVGLAAGYFGGTVDNVLGRIMDIFFTFPSLILAIAISAALGLGIQNALLAIAITYWPAFGRVVRGAALAERGKDYVEAARVVGASDVRVVRGHVLPNVLSPIIVQFTVAISQAIIIESSLSYLGLGTQPPTPSWGTMINEGRTFLDTAPWISVFPGAAIMGAVLAFNLLGDGLRDILDPRSRPV; this comes from the coding sequence ATGCAGGCCATCTCCGCGCCAGCCGCCTCCCCCGCGCCGGCCCCTGTGCGTGCCGCTCGCCGCCGGCAGTGGTACCGCCCGCTGGTCCGCAACCCGCTGGTGCTCGGCGGGTTGATCCTGGTTGTCTTCTTCGTGCTGGTGGCCCTGTTCGCCAACGTCGTCGCACCGGCCGACCCGGTTGCTATGAACGCCGCGAAGGCGCTTGAAGGGCCGTCAGCAGCGGCCCCATTCGGCACGGACCGTTTCGGGCGCGATGTGCTGAGCCGCGCGATTCATGGCGCTCGCGCAAGCCTGCTGGTCGGCATCGGCAGCATCGCCATCGCCGCCGTCATCGGAACGCTGGTCGGGCTGGCGGCCGGCTACTTCGGCGGCACGGTGGACAACGTCCTCGGCCGGATCATGGACATCTTCTTCACGTTCCCGTCGCTGATCCTCGCCATCGCGATCTCGGCGGCGCTCGGGCTGGGTATCCAGAACGCCCTGCTGGCCATCGCCATCACCTACTGGCCGGCCTTCGGGCGGGTGGTGCGCGGCGCGGCCCTCGCCGAGCGCGGCAAGGACTACGTCGAAGCCGCGCGGGTGGTCGGGGCGTCGGACGTGCGGGTGGTCCGCGGCCACGTCCTCCCCAACGTCCTCTCGCCGATCATCGTCCAGTTCACCGTTGCGATCTCCCAGGCGATCATCATCGAGTCGTCGCTGAGCTACCTGGGGCTCGGCACCCAGCCCCCAACGCCAAGCTGGGGCACCATGATCAACGAGGGGCGCACCTTCCTGGACACGGCTCCGTGGATCTCCGTCTTCCCCGGCGCCGCGATCATGGGGGCGGTGCTGGCGTTCAACCTGCTCGGCGACGGCCTCCGCGACATCCTCGATCCGCGTAGCCGCCCGGTGTAG
- a CDS encoding zinc-binding dehydrogenase: MRVLRLAAYRPLAMELESAQIADVPPPGLLLVEAKTTAISAGTEIANYRGMTTYRSAANPDWSADPYLPGYSLAGVVKAVGEGVTAFQPGDRVCGMGPHASASHVPASGFVKIPDGVSFDHAAMTTLVCIVMNAVRLAHIELGDRVAVVGAGLIGQLALQLSRLAGGRPTVSVDPIGLRRELALRCGASAALDPTAPDAVEQLERLTGGREFDVVFEATGSPQAFNPALKLVRFEGRMVLLGSTRGLVEQFDPYSDVHLKGAILIGAHMRTHPDSETPNNRWTQPNNRRFGLQLIADGALQLEPLISHRVSGDEGPAMFERLTESRESFFGVLLNW; encoded by the coding sequence ATGCGTGTTCTGCGCCTGGCCGCGTACCGGCCCCTGGCGATGGAGTTGGAAAGCGCCCAGATCGCCGATGTGCCGCCGCCCGGCCTGCTGCTGGTCGAGGCGAAGACGACGGCGATCTCGGCCGGCACCGAGATCGCGAACTATCGTGGCATGACGACCTACCGCTCGGCCGCGAACCCCGACTGGAGCGCCGATCCGTACCTGCCGGGCTACTCGCTGGCCGGCGTGGTCAAGGCCGTGGGCGAGGGCGTCACCGCGTTCCAGCCCGGCGACCGCGTCTGCGGGATGGGGCCGCACGCCTCGGCCTCGCACGTGCCAGCCAGCGGCTTCGTCAAGATCCCTGACGGTGTCTCGTTCGACCACGCGGCCATGACGACGCTGGTCTGCATCGTCATGAACGCCGTGCGGCTGGCCCACATCGAGCTTGGCGACCGCGTGGCTGTCGTCGGAGCCGGGCTGATCGGGCAGCTTGCGCTCCAATTGTCGCGGCTGGCCGGCGGCCGACCGACCGTCTCGGTCGATCCCATCGGGCTGCGGCGGGAGCTTGCGCTCAGGTGTGGCGCATCGGCGGCCCTGGACCCGACCGCGCCCGACGCCGTCGAGCAGTTGGAGCGGCTGACTGGCGGCCGTGAGTTCGATGTCGTCTTCGAGGCGACTGGCTCGCCGCAGGCGTTCAACCCGGCCCTCAAGCTGGTCCGCTTCGAAGGGCGGATGGTGCTGCTCGGCTCGACGCGCGGCCTGGTGGAGCAGTTCGACCCGTACTCGGACGTGCACCTCAAGGGCGCCATCCTGATCGGCGCGCACATGCGGACGCACCCAGACAGCGAGACGCCCAACAACCGCTGGACGCAGCCGAACAACCGCCGGTTCGGCCTCCAGTTGATCGCGGACGGGGCGCTGCAGCTCGAGCCGCTGATCAGCCACCGCGTGTCCGGCGACGAGGGGCCGGCGATGTTCGAGCGGCTGACCGAGAGCCGCGAGAGCTTCTTCGGCGTGCTGCTCAACTGGTAA
- a CDS encoding ABC transporter permease gives MTTSAALPTTAERAQPPRVRRATGLRRFAQVSPVGAISLALLLFVLFVAAFADQLAPRDPLTTSLTIARRPPSLQNWLGTDNLGRDVLSRLIHGTRVTMTVVLISVALGDTVGFLWGLTSGYLGNRFDLLSQRLLDILMAFPALILAMLLLTGLGAGLHTVIVAIAVTRVPLTTRVIRSVTLSVKEQVYVTAAQSVGATSFRIMARHVAPQCIAPLLVILSFNLGTAIFAEAALNFLGVGLPPPAPTWGSMLGGVLAETFRPQWWLLLFPGLAITLTITATNLLGDALRDFLDPHLKRQMQLSG, from the coding sequence ATGACCACTTCGGCCGCGCTTCCCACCACCGCCGAGCGCGCCCAGCCGCCCCGCGTGCGGCGTGCCACCGGCCTCCGACGGTTTGCCCAGGTGTCGCCCGTCGGCGCGATCAGCCTGGCGCTGCTGCTGTTCGTGCTGTTCGTCGCCGCCTTCGCCGATCAACTGGCCCCGCGCGATCCGCTCACGACCTCGCTGACTATCGCCCGCCGGCCGCCCTCGCTCCAGAACTGGCTGGGGACGGACAACCTCGGGCGGGACGTCCTCAGCCGGCTGATCCACGGCACCCGCGTCACCATGACGGTGGTGCTGATCTCGGTGGCGCTCGGGGACACCGTCGGGTTCCTCTGGGGCCTGACCAGCGGCTACCTCGGCAACCGCTTCGACCTGCTGAGCCAGCGGCTGCTCGACATCCTGATGGCCTTCCCGGCCCTGATCCTGGCGATGCTGCTCCTGACAGGCCTGGGGGCCGGGCTGCACACCGTCATCGTGGCGATTGCCGTGACCCGGGTGCCGCTGACCACCAGAGTGATTCGGTCGGTGACCCTCTCCGTCAAGGAGCAGGTCTACGTCACCGCCGCGCAGTCGGTCGGGGCCACCTCGTTCAGGATCATGGCCCGGCACGTCGCCCCGCAGTGCATCGCGCCGCTGCTGGTGATCCTCAGCTTCAACCTTGGCACCGCGATCTTCGCCGAGGCCGCCCTCAACTTCCTGGGCGTCGGGCTGCCGCCCCCCGCGCCGACCTGGGGCAGCATGCTCGGCGGCGTCCTGGCCGAGACCTTCCGCCCGCAGTGGTGGCTGTTGCTCTTCCCCGGGCTGGCGATTACCCTCACGATCACGGCGACGAACCTGCTCGGCGACGCGCTGCGGGACTTTCTGGACCCGCACCTCAAGCGCCAGATGCAGTTGTCCGGCTGA
- a CDS encoding ABC transporter permease, with the protein MQQYIVRRLMLSIPTIFGVTVLIFLAMRVLPGDPLAMIQSEGSGSHILSEEQLQAARASLGLDKPYYQQYLEWIGAILRGDLGQSFWRGDSVREIIARRLPITAEIAGVAILVSWLIGVPIGVFGAIRPNSWLDISTRLGVIVFLAIPSFWLGLLLIMTSVLWFNWRPSLTIVYFTDDPVANLQMIAGPALVMGIGLAAVIARVARAATLEVLNEDYVRTARAKGISERSVVLAHVLRNALLPIVTVSGLAFGGLLGGSVAVERAFGVPGLGQALVLALTERDWMLIQNLVLLYGLIFTALNLLVDLSYAWIDPRIRYG; encoded by the coding sequence ATGCAGCAGTACATCGTCCGTCGGCTGATGCTCAGCATCCCGACCATCTTCGGGGTCACCGTCCTCATCTTCCTGGCGATGCGCGTCCTGCCCGGCGATCCGCTGGCGATGATCCAGTCCGAAGGCAGCGGCTCGCACATCCTCTCCGAGGAGCAGTTGCAGGCCGCGCGCGCCTCGCTGGGCCTGGACAAGCCCTACTACCAGCAGTACCTCGAATGGATCGGGGCGATCCTCCGGGGAGACCTGGGCCAGTCGTTCTGGCGCGGCGACAGCGTCCGCGAGATCATCGCGCGCCGCCTGCCGATCACCGCCGAGATCGCCGGCGTGGCGATCCTCGTCTCGTGGCTGATCGGCGTGCCCATCGGCGTGTTCGGCGCGATCCGCCCGAACTCCTGGCTGGACATCTCGACCCGCCTCGGCGTCATCGTCTTCCTGGCGATCCCGAGCTTCTGGCTTGGCCTGCTCCTGATCATGACCTCGGTGCTCTGGTTCAACTGGCGGCCATCGCTCACCATCGTCTACTTCACCGACGATCCAGTCGCCAATCTCCAGATGATCGCCGGGCCGGCCCTGGTCATGGGCATCGGGCTGGCGGCCGTCATCGCGCGGGTCGCCCGGGCGGCCACCCTCGAAGTGCTCAACGAGGACTACGTGCGGACGGCCCGCGCCAAGGGCATCTCGGAGCGGTCCGTCGTGCTGGCGCACGTGCTCCGCAACGCCCTGCTGCCCATCGTGACCGTCTCGGGGCTGGCGTTCGGCGGCCTGCTCGGCGGCTCGGTGGCCGTCGAGCGTGCGTTTGGCGTGCCGGGCCTGGGGCAGGCGTTGGTGCTGGCGCTGACCGAGCGCGACTGGATGCTGATCCAGAACCTTGTGCTCCTGTACGGACTGATCTTTACGGCGCTGAATCTGCTTGTCGATCTGAGCTACGCCTGGATCGATCCACGCATTCGGTACGGGTAG
- a CDS encoding ABC transporter substrate-binding protein: MNDGANRLTRRRVVKLAAVAMGATGLWPLLSACSAQPPAAAPAPAPAKPASEAKPAADAKPAEAKPAAEAKPAAPVQQAPATVAPQPVVVQPTAKPEAADAGAMLRAPEPNPKRGGILKTAWGATTAHYDIHQGGNNNILIQVYDGLIAKNLATGLRGVTPALATKWEVSPDGKQYTFTLREGVKFHDGTPFSSADVLATFQRIVQPPSGVVSVFRDELAQVSGIDAVDPKTVRFTLKNPWTPFLEVLSSPSMIVYPKKALDENGGDLRKIVAPGTGPHKFKEYKTGEKWTLERNPEYWNKELPYIDGIEALHVAAWNDRAAAVMTEQATFSWNVSPQIWEDAVKRPDLGGSQIPCLNSHTVMMNNTRKPFDDPRVRRAIHLAVSRQVMFAAISTQEPVFLSRWMPYASPFSPPNAELEKLPGYRADKDADIAEAKKLLAAAGFPDGFENVEIVTPSVAQWSEINTPAFQDELKKTLNIRSKIRTVERGVISEEYKNGNWDMLLEGAFESNYIDPTVLWTSRLKTGGSQNWSKYSNPKLDTLIDQVNVETDEAKRKALFNQGMDLLDENPPFFLIGFCAHSPLWRSYVKGMALDKRLHVEWGRLDTIWLDR, translated from the coding sequence ATGAACGATGGAGCGAACCGTCTGACCCGGCGCCGGGTCGTGAAGCTGGCGGCCGTCGCCATGGGGGCGACGGGCCTCTGGCCGCTGCTGAGTGCCTGCAGCGCCCAGCCGCCAGCCGCTGCCCCGGCCCCAGCGCCCGCCAAGCCTGCCTCTGAGGCGAAGCCCGCCGCGGACGCAAAGCCGGCCGAGGCCAAACCGGCCGCCGAGGCGAAGCCGGCCGCGCCCGTGCAGCAGGCCCCGGCGACGGTGGCCCCGCAGCCGGTGGTGGTGCAGCCGACCGCGAAGCCAGAGGCCGCCGACGCCGGCGCGATGCTCAGGGCGCCGGAGCCGAACCCGAAGCGCGGCGGCATCCTCAAAACCGCCTGGGGCGCGACGACGGCCCACTACGACATCCACCAGGGCGGCAACAACAACATCCTGATCCAGGTCTACGATGGCCTGATCGCCAAGAACCTGGCGACGGGCCTGCGTGGCGTCACGCCGGCCCTGGCGACGAAGTGGGAGGTCTCGCCGGACGGCAAGCAGTACACGTTCACGCTGCGCGAGGGCGTCAAATTCCACGACGGCACGCCGTTCAGCTCGGCGGACGTGCTGGCGACCTTCCAGCGGATCGTGCAGCCACCCAGCGGCGTCGTCAGCGTGTTCCGCGACGAGCTGGCCCAGGTCTCGGGCATCGACGCCGTCGATCCGAAGACGGTCCGCTTCACCCTCAAGAACCCGTGGACGCCGTTCCTCGAAGTGCTGTCCAGTCCGTCGATGATCGTCTACCCGAAGAAGGCGCTTGACGAGAACGGCGGCGACCTCCGCAAGATCGTGGCGCCCGGCACCGGCCCCCACAAGTTCAAGGAGTACAAGACCGGCGAGAAGTGGACCCTCGAACGGAACCCGGAGTACTGGAACAAGGAGCTGCCGTACATCGACGGCATCGAGGCATTGCACGTCGCCGCCTGGAACGACCGTGCTGCCGCCGTGATGACAGAGCAGGCGACGTTCTCCTGGAACGTCTCGCCGCAGATCTGGGAGGACGCCGTCAAGCGGCCCGACCTCGGCGGCTCGCAGATCCCCTGCCTCAACTCCCACACCGTCATGATGAACAACACCCGCAAGCCGTTCGACGATCCACGGGTACGGCGGGCGATTCACCTGGCGGTCAGCCGGCAGGTGATGTTCGCGGCGATCTCCACCCAGGAGCCGGTCTTCCTGAGCCGCTGGATGCCGTACGCCTCGCCGTTCTCGCCGCCGAACGCCGAGCTGGAGAAGCTGCCCGGCTACCGCGCGGACAAGGACGCCGACATCGCCGAGGCCAAGAAGCTGCTGGCCGCCGCCGGCTTCCCGGACGGCTTCGAGAACGTCGAGATCGTCACGCCGTCCGTGGCGCAGTGGTCCGAGATCAACACGCCGGCCTTCCAGGACGAGCTGAAGAAGACGCTCAACATCCGCAGCAAGATCCGGACAGTTGAGCGGGGTGTCATCTCGGAGGAGTACAAGAACGGCAACTGGGACATGCTGCTGGAAGGGGCGTTCGAGTCGAACTACATCGACCCGACCGTCCTCTGGACCTCCCGCCTCAAGACCGGCGGCTCGCAGAACTGGTCGAAGTACTCGAATCCAAAGCTCGATACGCTGATCGACCAGGTCAACGTCGAGACGGACGAGGCGAAGCGGAAGGCGCTGTTCAACCAGGGCATGGACTTGCTCGACGAGAACCCGCCGTTCTTCCTGATCGGCTTCTGCGCGCACTCGCCGCTCTGGCGCAGCTACGTCAAGGGGATGGCGCTGGACAAGCGGCTGCACGTCGAATGGGGCCGCCTCGACACGATCTGGCTCGACCGCTAG
- a CDS encoding 3-oxoacid CoA-transferase subunit A yields MRDKIVGSPEEAVADIPDGASVAVTGFGTSYGFPVSLLIATNKANPRNLTLVTNGLGAVGQLRSMLLVANKQVGRLIAAFSWRPGPPTPADEQIDAGEIEVELVPQGILVERMRAGGAGIPAFYSPVGIGTTIEDGKEVREFDGKPYILEKAITVDYALVRAYRGDRLGNLDLRGSNRNFTPAFAKAARCVIAEVDEIVEVGEIDPEQVGLPGIFVHRVVKATVEPDAVRPASRRPKDAPREYNGKPGWTRLEMARRIAGLLQDGSYVNLGVGMPTLVSNFIADRDIILHGENGILGYGEQVSGDAVDKNIFNAAGEYVSILPGASYFDSVEAFEMARGGRLHTVVLGAYEVDQEGSIANYSVTDVRKGGIGGAMDLIAGKQTLIVMMEHRDSQDRPKLRADCTYPLTGKTCVDVVVTDLAILRRTDRQWRVEAVADGFTPEEVVALTELDPSQIVA; encoded by the coding sequence ATGAGAGACAAGATCGTCGGCAGTCCCGAGGAGGCCGTCGCCGACATTCCCGACGGCGCATCGGTCGCCGTGACGGGCTTCGGCACCAGTTACGGCTTCCCCGTCAGCCTGCTGATCGCCACCAACAAGGCGAACCCGCGGAACCTGACCCTGGTGACCAACGGTCTTGGCGCGGTCGGCCAGTTGCGCTCGATGCTGCTGGTGGCCAACAAGCAGGTCGGGCGCCTGATCGCCGCGTTCTCCTGGCGCCCGGGGCCGCCGACGCCGGCCGATGAGCAGATCGACGCCGGCGAGATCGAGGTCGAGCTGGTGCCGCAGGGCATTCTCGTCGAGCGGATGCGGGCCGGCGGGGCCGGCATCCCGGCCTTCTACTCGCCGGTCGGCATCGGCACGACCATCGAGGACGGCAAGGAGGTCCGCGAGTTCGACGGCAAGCCGTACATCCTCGAAAAGGCGATCACCGTCGACTACGCCCTGGTGCGGGCCTACCGGGGCGACCGGCTCGGCAACCTCGATCTCAGAGGCAGCAACCGCAACTTCACGCCGGCCTTCGCCAAGGCGGCGAGGTGCGTCATCGCCGAGGTGGATGAGATCGTCGAGGTCGGGGAGATCGATCCAGAGCAGGTCGGGCTGCCGGGCATCTTCGTGCACCGCGTCGTCAAGGCGACGGTCGAGCCGGACGCCGTGCGCCCGGCCTCACGGCGCCCGAAGGACGCCCCCCGCGAGTACAACGGCAAGCCCGGCTGGACCCGCCTGGAGATGGCCCGCCGCATCGCCGGGCTGCTCCAGGACGGCTCCTACGTCAACCTGGGCGTGGGCATGCCGACGCTCGTCTCCAACTTCATCGCCGACCGCGACATCATCCTGCATGGCGAGAACGGCATCCTGGGGTACGGCGAGCAGGTCAGCGGCGATGCCGTGGACAAGAACATCTTCAACGCCGCCGGCGAGTACGTCAGCATCCTCCCCGGGGCCTCCTACTTTGACAGCGTCGAGGCGTTCGAGATGGCGCGTGGCGGCCGGCTGCACACCGTCGTGCTGGGCGCGTACGAGGTCGACCAGGAGGGGAGCATCGCCAACTACAGCGTCACCGACGTCAGGAAGGGCGGCATCGGCGGCGCGATGGACCTGATCGCCGGCAAGCAGACGCTGATCGTGATGATGGAGCACCGCGACAGCCAGGACCGACCGAAGCTGCGCGCCGATTGCACCTACCCCCTGACGGGCAAGACCTGCGTGGACGTCGTGGTCACGGACCTGGCGATCCTCAGGCGGACTGACCGTCAGTGGCGGGTGGAGGCGGTCGCGGACGGCTTCACCCCCGAGGAGGTGGTGGCGCTGACCGAGCTGGACCCATCGCAGATCGTCGCCTGA
- a CDS encoding thiolase domain-containing protein has translation MSIRGKAYIVGSYEHPDRVIPDKSVSQIHAEVCRGALIDAGLSFSDVDGLFYTGQLNMGGTALSDYLGLTNVQYLDTTMTGGSSPVFQIGHAAAAIAMGKCKIALVSLAARPKSERPVRGAPNPEASFEQVFGTNTISMYALAAQRHMYEFGTTSEQLAWVKVAASQHAQYNPHALLQKVVTVEDVLNSRLLADPLHLLDTCVVTDSGGAVVVASPEIARDLKRTNCKILGQSEAPKHQNNGKIDLTYTGARWSGPRAFAEAGVTPRDVDYASIYDSFTITVVETLEDLGFCEKGRGGPFVADGGLLAKGGRLPVNTDGGGLCNNHPGMGGMMKVLEAVRQMEGRAHPELQVQDCQIALVHGTGGSLGTRMGSSTLILGQEDA, from the coding sequence GTGAGCATCAGAGGCAAAGCGTACATCGTCGGCAGTTACGAGCATCCGGACCGGGTCATCCCGGATAAGTCGGTCTCCCAGATCCATGCCGAGGTCTGCCGTGGCGCGCTCATCGACGCCGGCCTGAGCTTCTCGGACGTGGATGGGCTGTTCTACACCGGCCAGTTGAACATGGGTGGTACAGCCCTCTCGGACTACCTGGGGCTGACCAACGTCCAGTACCTGGATACCACCATGACCGGCGGGTCGTCGCCGGTGTTCCAGATCGGGCACGCGGCGGCGGCCATCGCGATGGGCAAGTGCAAGATCGCCCTGGTCTCCCTGGCGGCCCGCCCCAAGAGCGAGCGCCCGGTGCGCGGCGCGCCCAACCCGGAGGCGTCTTTCGAGCAGGTCTTCGGCACCAACACCATCAGCATGTATGCGCTGGCCGCCCAGCGCCACATGTACGAGTTTGGCACCACCAGCGAGCAACTGGCCTGGGTCAAGGTGGCCGCCTCGCAGCACGCCCAGTACAACCCGCACGCCCTGTTGCAGAAGGTCGTGACGGTTGAGGACGTGCTCAACTCGCGGCTGCTGGCCGATCCGCTCCACCTGCTCGATACTTGCGTGGTGACCGACAGCGGCGGCGCGGTGGTCGTCGCCAGCCCGGAGATCGCGCGGGATCTGAAGCGGACCAACTGCAAGATCCTCGGGCAGAGCGAAGCGCCCAAGCACCAGAACAACGGCAAGATCGACCTGACTTACACGGGCGCACGCTGGTCCGGGCCGCGCGCCTTCGCCGAGGCCGGTGTGACGCCGCGGGACGTGGACTACGCGTCGATCTACGACTCGTTCACGATCACGGTGGTCGAGACGCTCGAAGACCTGGGCTTCTGCGAGAAGGGGAGGGGCGGCCCGTTCGTGGCGGATGGCGGCCTGCTGGCGAAGGGCGGGCGGCTGCCCGTCAACACGGACGGCGGCGGCCTCTGCAACAACCACCCTGGCATGGGCGGCATGATGAAGGTGCTCGAGGCCGTCCGCCAGATGGAAGGCCGCGCCCACCCTGAGCTGCAAGTGCAGGATTGCCAGATCGCGCTGGTGCACGGTACCGGCGGCTCGCTGGGCACCCGTATGGGCAGCTCGACCCTGATTCTCGGACAGGAGGACGCCTGA
- a CDS encoding Zn-ribbon domain-containing OB-fold protein, with amino-acid sequence MADVVSPNGHPTPVPTVQPEVKPFWDGTAEGKLLLPKCTGCESLIWFPRPFCPACGSLDVEWIEASGQGTIYSYTVNRRGAGDLPEYKDPVPYVLAYVELAEGPRIMTNIVDCDVESVRIGQAVSLVFHDTGQGTALPRFRPA; translated from the coding sequence ATGGCTGACGTTGTCTCGCCCAACGGCCACCCGACCCCCGTTCCAACGGTCCAGCCCGAGGTCAAGCCCTTCTGGGATGGAACCGCCGAGGGCAAGCTGCTGCTGCCGAAGTGCACCGGTTGCGAGTCGCTGATCTGGTTCCCGCGCCCCTTCTGCCCGGCCTGCGGCTCGCTCGATGTCGAGTGGATCGAGGCGTCCGGCCAGGGGACGATCTACAGCTACACGGTGAATCGGCGCGGGGCCGGCGACCTCCCCGAGTACAAGGATCCGGTCCCGTACGTGCTGGCCTACGTCGAGCTGGCCGAGGGGCCGCGCATCATGACGAACATCGTGGATTGCGACGTGGAGAGCGTACGGATCGGGCAGGCCGTGTCGCTGGTGTTCCACGACACCGGCCAGGGAACGGCGCTGCCCCGGTTCCGCCCGGCCTGA
- a CDS encoding FAD-dependent oxidoreductase encodes MKVIVIGGVAGGASFAARLRRLDEHAEILMVERGPYVSFANCGLPYHVGGVIEQESSLLVASAESFRTTFGIDVRTRCEAVAIAPAEKTVTLRDLTTGVETVHPYDKLLLAPGAQSVRPPLPGIDLPGIFQVRTVPDAREIRAWIERAGAALAVRQEHTADGSASRKLRAVVVGGGFIGLEMVENLVHRGFEVTLVELLDQVLPPLDVEHARAVEANLTQHGVRLALGDGLSGFKPAVDGGLLVETRSGAVYPADLVIVALGVRPDVTLARQAGLEIGERGGIRVDEQMRTSDPDIFAVGDAVEVRDTVTGQWSLIALAGPANRQGRIAADVVAGRDSRYRGTQGTAIVGLFGQTVAWTGVSEKLLNRLGDTDYERVYLTPNSHAGYFPGAKPLSMKILFRRSDGTLLGAQAIGEDGVDKRISVLAAMLQMGATVYDLEEAEMTYAPQYGSAKDPVNFAGMVGANVLRGDMPLSHWDEVGDGFLLDVREPSEVEAEAAPGAVNIPLGQLRTRLAELPRDRTIHVVCRSGQRAYTATRLLLQHGFDARDVSGGMLARQYAPGLPAGPVALRA; translated from the coding sequence ATGAAGGTCATCGTTATCGGTGGTGTTGCGGGCGGTGCGTCTTTCGCTGCGCGCCTGCGCCGGCTCGACGAGCATGCTGAGATCCTGATGGTCGAGCGCGGCCCCTACGTCTCCTTCGCCAACTGCGGTCTGCCGTACCACGTCGGCGGTGTCATCGAGCAGGAGTCCAGCCTGCTGGTCGCCAGCGCCGAGAGCTTTCGCACGACTTTCGGCATCGACGTGCGGACCCGCTGCGAGGCCGTCGCCATCGCGCCGGCCGAGAAGACCGTCACCCTGCGTGACCTGACGACGGGCGTCGAGACGGTCCACCCGTACGACAAGCTGCTGCTGGCCCCGGGCGCGCAGTCGGTTCGGCCGCCGCTGCCGGGCATCGACCTGCCGGGCATCTTCCAGGTTCGCACCGTCCCTGACGCCCGCGAGATCCGCGCCTGGATCGAGCGGGCAGGGGCCGCCCTGGCCGTGCGCCAGGAGCACACGGCGGACGGCTCGGCCAGCCGGAAGCTGCGAGCGGTGGTGGTCGGCGGCGGGTTCATCGGCCTGGAGATGGTCGAGAACCTTGTGCATCGCGGCTTCGAGGTGACGCTGGTCGAGCTGCTCGATCAGGTCTTGCCCCCATTGGACGTGGAGCACGCCCGCGCCGTCGAAGCGAACCTGACCCAGCATGGCGTGCGGCTGGCGCTCGGGGACGGCCTGAGCGGCTTCAAGCCGGCCGTGGACGGTGGGCTGCTGGTCGAGACCCGTTCGGGGGCGGTCTACCCGGCCGATCTGGTTATCGTGGCGCTCGGGGTGCGCCCGGACGTGACCCTGGCGCGGCAGGCCGGGCTGGAGATCGGCGAGCGCGGCGGCATCCGCGTGGACGAGCAGATGCGGACCAGCGACCCGGACATCTTCGCCGTGGGTGACGCCGTCGAGGTCCGCGACACCGTCACCGGGCAGTGGAGCCTCATCGCGCTGGCCGGCCCGGCCAATCGCCAGGGCCGCATCGCCGCCGACGTGGTTGCCGGGCGCGACTCTCGCTACCGGGGCACGCAGGGCACGGCCATTGTCGGGCTGTTCGGGCAGACGGTCGCCTGGACGGGCGTCAGCGAGAAGCTTCTGAACCGCCTCGGCGATACGGACTACGAGCGCGTCTACCTGACCCCAAACTCGCACGCGGGCTACTTCCCTGGCGCGAAGCCGCTCTCGATGAAGATCCTGTTCCGGAGGTCGGACGGGACGCTGCTCGGGGCGCAGGCTATCGGCGAGGACGGCGTGGACAAGCGCATCAGCGTGCTGGCGGCGATGCTTCAGATGGGTGCGACGGTCTACGACCTTGAAGAGGCCGAGATGACCTACGCGCCGCAGTATGGCAGCGCCAAAGACCCGGTGAACTTCGCGGGGATGGTCGGCGCGAACGTGCTGCGCGGCGACATGCCCCTCAGCCACTGGGATGAGGTCGGGGATGGCTTCCTGCTCGACGTGCGCGAGCCGAGCGAGGTCGAGGCCGAGGCTGCGCCGGGGGCAGTCAACATCCCGCTCGGCCAACTGCGGACGCGCCTCGCGGAGCTCCCGCGCGACCGCACCATCCACGTCGTCTGTCGCTCCGGCCAGCGCGCCTACACGGCCACCCGTCTGCTGCTCCAGCACGGGTTCGACGCCCGCGACGTGTCCGGCGGGATGCTGGCCCGCCAGTACGCCCCGGGCCTCCCGGCCGGGCCGGTGGCGCTCCGGGCCTGA